The following coding sequences are from one Pocillopora verrucosa isolate sample1 chromosome 5, ASM3666991v2, whole genome shotgun sequence window:
- the LOC131781706 gene encoding CD209 antigen-like protein D: MELPGTECQATCFKNSSYIFSKSGRKWYQNRHVCYKQGGDLVSIETQEEWQFISHEIQKRGTSNTSAWHIGLRKRDGDWTWTWSSGENLSISKWRDSQPDGNDSCAEMSKNGGLFNGISRYDKNAFICEMPGSKITFQP, from the exons ATGGAATTGCCAGGAACAG AGTGCCAAgcaacctgtttcaaaaactcatCCTACATATTTTCGAAAAGCGGAAGAAAGTGGTATCAGAACAGGCATGTCTGTTACAAGCAGGGAGGTGACTTAGTCTCCATCGAAACTCAAGAAGAATGGCAGTTTATCAGTCATGAGATTCAAAAGCGTGGTACTTCGAATACTAGTGCGTGGCACATTGGTTTAAGGAAGAGAGACGGGGATTGGACTTGGACTTGGTCGAGTGGAGAAAATCTAAGTATTTCGAAATGGCGAGATTCTCAGCCAGATGGTAACGACTCTTGCGCGGAAATGTCTAAGAATGGAGGCCTCTTTAATGGTATCTCTCGTTACGATAAAAACGCCTTCATTTGCGAGATGCCCGGAAGTAAGATCACATTCCAACCATAA
- the LOC136280807 gene encoding CD209 antigen-like protein A → MADAVRKKDECPNITFKNSRYIISGAHIVLVYYWLWAREAGQNQGGDLVSIETEDEWNFINDQIQRRNTTYYKNKWSIGLTKKAGNWTWVNGRPLTICKWEQGEPRGEHDAAFMYKRSSNGEQGVFGGFNVIIMAYQHAYICEISEGWSSRRWPGKVVKSTLRNKGDFWGNLSA, encoded by the exons ATGGCGGACGCCGTAAGGAAGAAAGAT gAATGcccaaatataacttttaaaaactctcgGTACATAATTTCGGGTGCGCACATCGTACTTGTCTATTACTGGCTCTGGGCCAGAGAAGCCGGCCAAAACCAAGGAGGGGACCTAGTTTCCATTGAAACCGAAGACGAATGGAATTTCATCAATGACCAGATTCAAAGGCGAAATACTACGTACTATAAAAATAAGTGGAGTATTGGTTTAACAAAAAAGGCCGGGAATTGGACTTGGGTGAATGGAAGACCGTTGACTATTTGCAAATGGGAACAAGGGGAGCCAAGAGGTGAACACGACGCGGCTTTCATGTACAAGCGGTCCAGTAATGGGGAGCAGGGCGTGTTTGGTGGTTTTAATGTCATAATTATGGCATATCAGCACGCTTATATTTGTGAGATTTCCGAGG gatggtCCAGCCGAAGATGGCCCGGAAAAGTAGTGAAATCTACTCTTCGTAACAAGGGTGACTTTTGGGGAAACTTGAGCGCTTAA